A part of Larkinella insperata genomic DNA contains:
- a CDS encoding xanthine dehydrogenase family protein molybdopterin-binding subunit, translating to MQTLSNSSRRNFLKIAAATSGGLLLGFNWTESEAAVASAPLKGVAVPGVDFNSYLSINPQGMITILSPNPEVGQGIKTAFPIIVAEELDADWKNVIVEQAPLDTTKFERQVAGGSGSIPHSWKRLRVAGATARQMLMEAAAKRWSVPIGECSTSKGFVLHTGSNRKLGYGELATDAAKIPVPADVKLKEIKDFKLIGQTIRNVDNPGIITGKPLFGLDFHREGMLIGMLQRPAFGYKLKSVDSAAAKAMPGIVNVVTIDNSVAVVGKSTWQVKKAKDALKIEWEKADNLESTDDHNRLFKEMLDSQNTTVRRKDGDVETAFKNAAKVVKAEYQCPFLPHSPLEPMNFFAHVKADSAELAGPSQTPEAARNQAAKLLNLPPEKVTLQLTRMGGGFGRRLNTDFAIEAVKVSKAVNAPVKVMWTREDDMTGGIYRPAVRYRFEAALDDKGTLIGYKLRGASINAGNATREDNFPSGAVDNLLIDSVDHKSPITTGPWRAPITNFLAFAEQAFLDEVAQAAGKDPVQFRLELLEKAKKNPVGKITYDIDRMRGVIELAAEKSGWGKKKGVAQGFSVYFSHRSYVAQVGEVVVEKGKPVLKKVYSAADCGVVINQSGAQQQVRGCVVDGIGHAMYGNITFKDGIPQQKNFNEYHLIRMNEIPEIDVHFVKNEIEPTGLGEPSLPPAGAAVANAIFKATGKRLYNQPFVQTEVFKGVS from the coding sequence ATGCAGACCCTATCAAACTCCAGCCGCCGGAACTTTCTAAAAATTGCCGCGGCCACCAGTGGCGGTCTGCTTCTGGGCTTCAACTGGACCGAATCGGAAGCCGCCGTAGCCAGCGCCCCCCTGAAAGGCGTGGCCGTTCCCGGTGTGGACTTCAACAGCTATTTGTCGATCAACCCGCAGGGAATGATCACCATCCTGTCGCCCAATCCGGAAGTTGGGCAAGGCATCAAAACCGCTTTCCCGATCATTGTCGCGGAAGAACTCGACGCCGACTGGAAAAACGTTATCGTTGAACAGGCCCCGCTCGATACTACCAAATTCGAACGGCAGGTAGCCGGAGGAAGCGGCTCCATTCCGCACTCCTGGAAACGCCTGCGCGTGGCCGGGGCCACCGCCCGCCAGATGCTTATGGAAGCAGCCGCCAAACGCTGGAGCGTGCCCATTGGCGAATGTTCCACCAGCAAAGGGTTCGTGCTGCATACCGGCAGCAACCGCAAACTGGGTTACGGTGAACTGGCAACCGACGCGGCCAAAATCCCCGTTCCGGCGGATGTGAAGCTGAAAGAAATCAAGGATTTCAAACTGATCGGGCAAACCATCCGGAACGTCGACAACCCCGGCATCATCACCGGAAAACCGCTGTTCGGGCTGGACTTCCACCGCGAAGGCATGCTGATTGGGATGCTGCAACGCCCGGCGTTCGGGTACAAACTAAAATCCGTGGATTCGGCAGCCGCCAAAGCCATGCCCGGTATCGTCAACGTAGTGACCATTGACAACAGCGTGGCCGTGGTGGGTAAATCAACCTGGCAGGTGAAAAAAGCCAAGGACGCGCTCAAGATCGAGTGGGAAAAAGCCGACAACCTGGAGAGCACCGACGACCACAACCGGCTGTTCAAAGAAATGCTGGACAGCCAGAACACCACCGTTCGGCGGAAAGACGGCGACGTAGAAACGGCGTTCAAAAATGCCGCCAAGGTGGTTAAAGCCGAATACCAGTGCCCGTTTTTGCCGCACAGCCCACTGGAACCGATGAATTTCTTTGCGCACGTCAAAGCCGACAGCGCGGAACTGGCCGGTCCGAGCCAGACACCGGAGGCAGCCCGCAATCAGGCGGCTAAACTGCTGAATTTACCGCCCGAAAAAGTAACCCTGCAACTGACGCGCATGGGCGGTGGTTTTGGCCGGCGGCTCAACACCGACTTTGCCATCGAAGCCGTGAAAGTGTCGAAAGCCGTTAACGCGCCGGTGAAAGTGATGTGGACCCGCGAAGACGACATGACCGGCGGTATTTACCGCCCGGCGGTTCGCTACCGGTTCGAAGCGGCTCTGGATGATAAAGGCACGCTGATCGGTTACAAACTGCGGGGAGCCAGCATCAACGCCGGAAACGCCACCCGCGAAGACAACTTCCCGTCCGGCGCCGTCGACAACCTCCTGATCGACAGCGTGGACCATAAATCGCCGATCACGACCGGTCCCTGGCGCGCGCCGATCACCAACTTCCTGGCGTTCGCCGAACAGGCGTTTCTGGACGAGGTGGCCCAGGCTGCGGGCAAAGACCCCGTGCAGTTCCGGCTGGAATTGCTCGAAAAAGCCAAGAAAAACCCGGTTGGCAAAATCACCTACGACATCGACCGGATGCGGGGCGTCATTGAACTGGCCGCCGAGAAATCGGGCTGGGGCAAAAAGAAAGGCGTTGCGCAGGGCTTCAGCGTGTATTTCTCGCACCGCTCCTACGTGGCGCAGGTCGGCGAAGTCGTAGTGGAAAAAGGCAAACCCGTGCTGAAAAAAGTGTATTCCGCGGCTGACTGCGGGGTGGTCATCAACCAGAGCGGGGCGCAGCAGCAGGTGCGCGGCTGCGTGGTCGACGGGATCGGTCACGCCATGTACGGCAACATCACGTTTAAAGACGGTATTCCGCAGCAGAAAAACTTCAACGAATACCATTTAATCCGGATGAACGAGATTCCGGAAATTGACGTGCATTTCGTCAAAAACGAGATTGAACCCACCGGTTTGGGCGAACCCTCGCTCCCACCGGCGGGAGCGGCCGTCGCCAACGCCATTTTCAAGGCTACCGGCAAGCGGTTATACAACCAGCCGTTCGTGCAGACGGAAGTGTTCAAGGGCGTTTCGTAA
- a CDS encoding helix-turn-helix domain-containing protein, with amino-acid sequence MATVVNLETLYKSFDQTLHPNRTELGHFTIFRIEDMVWSRLKPSSYSRRNYFKVSLLTGHSKIHYADQSIEIPESALIFTNPIIPYRWERIDEQPTGFVCVFTEAFFSRFGSIRAYPVFQSADNAVVPLTADQLELFRELFQKMAFELQGSYVYKYDLLRNLLLEVVHEAQKLQPALGSPFSASNAAERITGLFSELLERQFPIEFPHQTLLLKTPSAFAQHLHIHVNHLNKALRETTGQTTSHLISNRLYQEARVLLKSTNWTINEIAWSLGFEEPQHFSSFFKNRSGVKPSTFRQTEAD; translated from the coding sequence ATGGCAACTGTGGTAAATCTGGAGACCCTGTACAAGTCGTTTGATCAGACGCTGCACCCGAATCGAACCGAGCTGGGGCATTTTACAATCTTCCGGATTGAGGACATGGTATGGTCCCGGTTAAAACCGTCTTCGTACAGCCGTCGCAATTATTTCAAGGTCAGCCTGCTCACCGGCCACAGCAAAATCCATTATGCCGATCAAAGCATCGAAATCCCGGAAAGCGCGCTGATTTTCACCAATCCGATCATTCCCTATCGCTGGGAACGCATCGACGAGCAACCCACTGGCTTCGTTTGCGTCTTTACCGAAGCCTTCTTCAGCCGGTTTGGCAGCATCCGGGCGTATCCGGTCTTTCAATCAGCCGACAACGCCGTCGTGCCACTTACCGCCGACCAACTGGAGCTCTTTCGTGAATTATTTCAGAAAATGGCCTTTGAACTACAGGGCAGTTATGTTTATAAGTACGACCTGCTGCGAAACCTCCTGCTGGAAGTGGTGCACGAAGCTCAGAAATTGCAGCCTGCGCTGGGCAGTCCGTTTTCGGCCTCCAATGCCGCCGAACGGATCACCGGCCTGTTTTCCGAATTGCTGGAGCGCCAGTTTCCGATTGAATTTCCGCACCAAACGTTGCTTCTGAAAACCCCTTCCGCTTTTGCCCAACACTTGCACATTCACGTCAACCACCTGAACAAGGCCCTGCGGGAAACCACCGGCCAGACCACCTCCCACCTCATCAGCAACCGCCTTTACCAGGAAGCCCGCGTACTCCTGAAAAGCACCAACTGGACCATCAACGAGATTGCCTGGAGCCTGGGGTTCGAAGAGCCCCAGCACTTCTCCAGCTTTTTCAAAAACCGATCAGGCGTCAAACCATCCACCTTCCGGCAAACCGAAGCCGATTGA